A genomic segment from Cyanobium sp. NIES-981 encodes:
- a CDS encoding IS5 family transposase, with product MRGQQERTGSLFSYVSIEERIPAGHPLRRIRKLADQALDRLNPTFCHLYASEGRPSIPPEQLLLASLLQAFYGIRSERLLLEQLDYNLLFRWFVGLSPDDPIWHPTTFTKNRERLLNEQLMGRFLEKLMAAPEVKPLLSNEHFSVDGTLLQAWASHASLERIDGEDDPPPPPSGPGEGFGAAKDGRKRAKGDFRGVRLSNKTHRSGTDPDALLARKSNVHPALPSYRGHVLMDNRHALVVDCRVTQADGYGERDAAKEMAADLPGHHQKTIGADKNYDTHGFVAEMRRIGVTPHVAQNAGRSGGSAIDGRTTRHEGYAKSIHARRGIEKVFGWIKQFGGLRQFKLRGQANVSAMFGLHVIAYNLIRLSNLLRPVEAMA from the coding sequence ATGCGTGGTCAGCAGGAGCGCACAGGCTCACTGTTCTCCTACGTCTCGATCGAGGAGCGGATTCCGGCCGGCCATCCGCTGCGGCGGATTCGCAAGCTGGCGGATCAGGCTCTCGATCGCCTCAATCCCACCTTCTGCCATCTCTATGCCTCAGAAGGCAGGCCATCGATACCGCCTGAGCAATTGCTGCTGGCCTCACTGCTGCAGGCGTTCTACGGGATCCGTTCGGAGCGCCTGCTGCTGGAGCAGCTCGACTACAACCTGCTGTTCCGCTGGTTTGTGGGCTTGAGTCCTGACGATCCGATCTGGCATCCGACCACGTTCACCAAGAATCGTGAGCGGCTGCTCAACGAGCAGTTGATGGGCCGGTTCCTGGAGAAGCTGATGGCGGCACCGGAGGTGAAACCGCTGCTCAGCAATGAACACTTCTCCGTCGATGGCACCCTGCTCCAAGCCTGGGCCTCACATGCCTCCCTGGAGCGAATCGACGGAGAGGATGACCCGCCGCCTCCGCCATCAGGCCCTGGCGAGGGATTCGGGGCGGCCAAGGATGGCAGGAAGCGGGCCAAGGGCGACTTCCGCGGGGTGCGTCTCAGCAACAAGACCCATCGCTCCGGCACGGATCCCGACGCTCTTCTGGCCCGCAAGTCGAATGTTCACCCGGCCCTGCCCAGCTACCGGGGGCATGTGCTCATGGACAACCGCCATGCCCTGGTGGTGGATTGCCGGGTGACCCAGGCTGACGGCTACGGCGAACGGGATGCGGCCAAGGAGATGGCCGCCGATCTCCCCGGGCACCACCAGAAAACCATCGGTGCTGACAAGAACTACGACACCCATGGATTCGTCGCAGAGATGCGACGGATCGGCGTTACCCCGCATGTCGCCCAGAACGCAGGACGCTCCGGCGGCTCCGCCATCGATGGCCGCACCACTCGCCATGAGGGCTATGCCAAGTCGATCCATGCACGCCGCGGCATCGAGAAGGTTTTCGGCTGGATCAAGCAGTTCGGCGGCCTGCGCCAGTTCAAGCTGCGCGGCCAGGCCAATGTCAGTGCCATGTTCGGACTGCATGTGATCGCCTACAACCTGATCCGCCTGAGCAACCTGCTCAGGCCTGTGGAGGCGATGGCATGA
- a CDS encoding patatin-like phospholipase family protein has protein sequence MAVKSFILACDGGGIRGLATAAVLATIEDRLQRINPGKPLHDYFDLIAGTSTGSIVACGLSSGLTARQILDLYLRDGIKIFPPFKKVLKSLVDRLRIGYSQPIYQAGYEDKTNPHGVEPVLQRVFSDPQGKGLLKFGDLEKPTLVTSYDTYNQQFVVFKSRSSECKEIDVWEVARASSAAPVAFPAYELSNKTFIDFWKAQGFQTIPSRSGEDCIPLIDGGLSANNPALCALVERLSWSHDRIPIEEIAILSIGTGDVTPFIGPVLMRVGGHGHAAAPC, from the coding sequence ATGGCAGTAAAATCGTTTATTCTTGCATGCGACGGAGGAGGAATTCGCGGCTTGGCAACTGCCGCAGTGCTCGCGACTATTGAGGACAGACTCCAAAGAATCAATCCAGGCAAGCCACTGCATGATTACTTCGATTTGATTGCTGGCACCTCAACCGGAAGCATCGTCGCCTGCGGCTTATCCAGCGGACTAACAGCCAGGCAAATCCTTGACCTATATCTGCGCGATGGCATTAAGATCTTTCCACCATTTAAAAAGGTGTTGAAGTCTCTCGTAGATAGGCTAAGAATCGGCTATTCTCAGCCTATCTACCAGGCGGGCTATGAAGACAAAACTAATCCCCATGGGGTGGAGCCTGTGCTACAAAGGGTATTCTCTGACCCCCAAGGTAAAGGCCTTCTCAAGTTTGGGGATTTAGAAAAGCCAACTCTCGTTACCAGCTACGATACATATAATCAGCAGTTTGTTGTGTTCAAGAGTCGCTCATCAGAGTGCAAGGAAATTGATGTGTGGGAAGTGGCGAGAGCATCCTCGGCAGCTCCAGTCGCATTTCCTGCTTACGAGCTGTCCAACAAGACCTTTATTGATTTCTGGAAAGCTCAGGGGTTCCAGACAATCCCTTCGAGGTCGGGAGAGGATTGCATCCCACTTATTGATGGAGGTCTGTCTGCGAACAATCCGGCGTTGTGCGCATTGGTTGAGCGATTGTCCTGGAGTCATGATCGGATTCCGATTGAGGAGATAGCCATTCTTTCAATAGGCACAGGTGACGTGACCCCCTTTATCGGTCCAGTCCTTATGAGAGTGGGTGGTCATGGTCATGCTGCAGCTCCTTGTTGA
- a CDS encoding peptidoglycan-binding domain-containing protein, whose protein sequence is MKITRHNNKEKSMATLQDVIRNSLRIDYGDIGTSYLVQDQQLCKEIQQVLAKSKFYNYDVDGLYGKITREALRDFNEAYALSGGDILGPTTAEFLLRLDTIQPEDGKLTATASKKEIQSAILRECKRQGLTLDSQISYVLATVQHETNNTFKPVREAYWLSEEWRRKNLRYYPYYGRGYVQLTWDYNYKKYSDILGVNLLGNPDKAMDPNIALFILVDGMSKGRFTSKKLGTYVNGNKTNFIGARDVVNPGDKPALIAGYAKDWQRQISTLESISLGDTTEIDLQESSDFSLDLDPVSELTLKQIMSS, encoded by the coding sequence TTGAAAATCACACGCCATAACAACAAGGAGAAATCAATGGCGACTTTGCAAGATGTTATCAGGAATAGTCTGCGGATTGACTACGGAGATATAGGAACATCTTACTTAGTTCAAGATCAACAACTGTGCAAGGAGATTCAACAAGTACTCGCCAAGAGTAAATTCTATAACTACGATGTTGATGGACTTTATGGCAAGATTACAAGGGAAGCTTTAAGGGACTTCAATGAAGCTTATGCGCTGTCAGGAGGAGATATTTTGGGTCCCACAACTGCTGAGTTTTTGCTGAGACTCGATACAATCCAGCCCGAAGATGGAAAGCTAACAGCCACCGCTTCTAAAAAGGAGATACAAAGTGCAATTCTACGAGAATGTAAACGGCAAGGATTGACTCTGGACTCACAAATCTCATACGTATTGGCAACGGTTCAGCACGAAACCAACAATACTTTTAAGCCTGTTCGAGAAGCCTATTGGCTAAGTGAGGAGTGGCGACGTAAAAATCTTCGATATTATCCATACTATGGACGTGGCTATGTACAGCTTACTTGGGACTATAACTATAAGAAGTACAGTGACATCTTAGGGGTCAATCTTCTAGGTAATCCTGATAAAGCCATGGATCCGAATATTGCCTTGTTCATTTTAGTTGATGGCATGAGCAAAGGTCGGTTTACATCAAAAAAACTAGGAACTTATGTCAACGGAAATAAAACAAACTTTATAGGTGCAAGAGATGTGGTTAACCCTGGTGATAAACCGGCTTTGATTGCTGGCTATGCAAAAGATTGGCAGCGTCAAATTAGTACTCTTGAGAGTATCTCGCTTGGGGACACAACTGAAATAGACTTACAAGAATCGTCAGATTTTAGTTTAGATCTAGATCCGGTTAGCGAGCTAACTTTAAAGCAAATTATGAGCAGTTAA
- a CDS encoding N-acetylmuramoyl-L-alanine amidase, whose translation MARCPFAIWKPITGGVGAYLGGPFKIVHHTTEGSTASSAMRAYQSNRSDPHFTVDSTTIYQHIDTGVSARSLFNADGGVQTNRDSAIQIEVVGFAGKPKSKETLNNISKLCRWIEATHGVPKVWPNGFPKTGSTDPGGHNRNATNWDSKGGHYGHSHVPENDHWDPGYTKTEVEIIMGGRLESVGLDEGVALASFMSQEQVDIQANLSLVTHSISLSLDNQGQGVVPLDFAWERVISVIPKATRSDDGKWQSCIVSLAEQEGQTLLVVTGGVFQATVSILVKVFNDTYSVEESVGCP comes from the coding sequence ATGGCACGTTGCCCTTTTGCTATTTGGAAACCGATTACAGGAGGAGTGGGTGCTTATTTAGGAGGCCCTTTTAAGATTGTTCATCACACCACTGAAGGTTCTACAGCATCAAGTGCGATGAGAGCTTATCAGAGCAACAGATCTGACCCTCACTTTACAGTCGATTCTACAACTATTTATCAACATATCGATACAGGCGTTTCTGCCCGCTCTCTCTTTAATGCAGATGGAGGTGTTCAAACCAACAGAGACTCAGCGATTCAAATCGAGGTAGTTGGTTTTGCAGGTAAACCTAAAAGCAAAGAAACCCTCAATAATATTTCTAAATTGTGTCGCTGGATAGAAGCTACTCATGGTGTACCTAAAGTTTGGCCAAACGGATTCCCTAAAACAGGTTCAACTGATCCTGGAGGACATAACCGCAATGCTACAAACTGGGATTCAAAAGGGGGGCATTATGGACATTCTCATGTTCCTGAAAATGACCACTGGGATCCTGGATATACCAAAACTGAAGTCGAGATTATCATGGGTGGAAGGCTAGAATCAGTTGGCCTTGACGAAGGAGTTGCTCTTGCATCCTTTATGTCACAAGAACAGGTAGATATTCAAGCTAATCTAAGTCTGGTAACTCATAGTATATCCTTATCTTTAGATAATCAAGGGCAAGGTGTTGTCCCCTTAGATTTTGCTTGGGAACGTGTTATTTCTGTGATTCCCAAAGCCACAAGAAGCGATGATGGTAAGTGGCAATCTTGTATAGTATCTCTTGCAGAACAGGAAGGACAAACATTGTTAGTTGTTACGGGCGGAGTATTTCAAGCAACGGTATCAATCTTAGTCAAAGTCTTTAATGATACATATTCAGTAGAAGAATCCGTTGGTTGCCCTTAA
- a CDS encoding penicillin-insensitive murein endopeptidase, whose product MPSESLFNNTELTQELLETNYFEDSQRLRAAEIDPKLARDYLKASLAEGTAKAAAELEPLNAILLEAIIKQAERPAIKIQNNSFETPRTEYWRRRLEPHRTTIDTVIKSVGRIELREHPRGLSYVGTGWLVTDDIIVTNRHVAQTFAFQEGRKFTFQTNPFENKTIKVNVDFREEYRIDQEEQFDIVDVLYIEPQQGSDMAFLKVKRSGDTSRSVIALATESVSGESEITVIGYPARDSQRNPIEPAKLYETFEDIYDIKRLQPGEVMSTARLSQNVPVFTHDCSTLGGNSGSVVLDFKTGKAIGLHFGGIFQQENYAVPAAIIQRRLDELLSGRLVIESPNESPIVIFSSPIDLEAVDNETPIQLEDTPCFCPLDDGSLEDLIIEAVPFPAVNTQLPILGTGYYSYSQFRDKQFGLPATIKAIEEIGKAWFENHRTGPVIGIGNISKNGGGPVPPHKSHQTGLDVDF is encoded by the coding sequence ATGCCGTCAGAAAGTCTATTCAACAACACTGAGTTAACTCAAGAGCTTCTTGAAACTAATTATTTTGAGGATAGTCAAAGATTAAGAGCAGCTGAAATTGATCCAAAGCTTGCTAGAGACTATCTTAAAGCTTCTTTAGCTGAGGGAACTGCCAAAGCAGCTGCAGAATTAGAACCTCTGAATGCAATTCTCCTTGAAGCTATCATTAAGCAAGCAGAGCGTCCAGCCATAAAGATTCAAAATAATTCCTTTGAGACTCCACGTACTGAATATTGGAGAAGACGATTAGAACCTCACCGTACAACTATTGACACAGTAATCAAATCAGTTGGAAGAATTGAGCTGAGAGAGCACCCCCGTGGTCTTAGCTACGTCGGAACAGGTTGGCTCGTTACTGATGATATTATTGTCACTAATCGACATGTGGCGCAAACTTTTGCTTTTCAAGAGGGTCGTAAATTCACCTTCCAAACCAATCCGTTTGAAAACAAGACAATCAAAGTTAACGTTGATTTTCGAGAAGAATATAGAATCGATCAAGAGGAGCAATTTGACATTGTTGATGTTTTGTATATTGAACCCCAACAAGGCTCGGATATGGCCTTTTTGAAAGTAAAGCGCAGTGGAGATACATCTCGCTCAGTTATTGCTTTAGCAACTGAATCTGTCAGTGGAGAGAGTGAGATCACAGTGATTGGTTACCCAGCAAGAGATAGTCAACGTAACCCAATTGAGCCTGCAAAACTGTATGAAACATTTGAGGACATATATGATATCAAGCGGCTGCAGCCCGGTGAAGTGATGTCAACAGCGAGATTGTCGCAAAATGTGCCCGTGTTTACTCATGACTGCTCAACTCTGGGAGGAAATTCTGGTTCTGTTGTCTTAGACTTTAAAACAGGAAAAGCTATAGGTCTCCACTTTGGAGGAATATTCCAACAAGAAAACTATGCAGTGCCTGCTGCAATTATTCAGCGACGTCTTGATGAACTGCTTTCAGGAAGGCTTGTAATTGAATCACCTAACGAATCCCCTATTGTCATATTTTCAAGTCCCATTGACCTGGAGGCAGTAGATAATGAAACTCCTATTCAATTAGAGGATACTCCGTGTTTTTGCCCTCTGGATGATGGATCTCTTGAGGATTTAATCATTGAAGCAGTGCCTTTTCCTGCGGTTAATACACAGCTTCCCATATTGGGAACAGGTTACTATAGTTATTCTCAATTTCGTGACAAGCAATTTGGATTGCCGGCAACTATCAAAGCTATAGAAGAGATTGGTAAGGCATGGTTTGAGAACCATCGAACAGGACCGGTAATTGGAATAGGAAACATTAGTAAAAATGGTGGTGGGCCTGTCCCACCCCATAAGAGCCATCAAACCGGTTTAGATGTCGATTTTTGA
- a CDS encoding pYEATS domain-containing protein: protein MSNYLKIVSIAWEMILMARPGVCMGCSANRHPSHYLDHEKPVARVPLIFCALHMIKQPRYDTLQRVLTLLALTCVTLAVTRVAVGLFHHDEKIREQAGKLIDEKTLLYLGLAGGLLLLKDVKSLAYGDLKLEFERRLEEVRVSAENAQAAATGQGGKREMQHSIPEATASLGPISPGKVPDDPWKGVFGEPASNTRQLEAQIVPSANPGYYRVYLKVKSLDPETNPLTGSVQFFLHDSFANDKPVVAVGPNGIAQLTLDAWGAFTVGAIADSGNTRLELDLSKLEDAPAAFKGLTNFMVADA, encoded by the coding sequence TTGAGCAACTATCTCAAGATCGTGTCTATAGCCTGGGAAATGATCCTTATGGCTCGGCCTGGCGTCTGCATGGGTTGCTCAGCCAACCGCCACCCATCCCATTATCTTGACCACGAGAAACCCGTGGCTAGAGTTCCATTGATTTTCTGTGCTCTCCATATGATTAAGCAGCCTCGATACGACACACTTCAACGAGTGTTGACTCTTCTGGCGCTTACATGTGTCACTCTTGCAGTGACCCGTGTAGCTGTTGGGCTCTTCCATCACGATGAGAAGATTCGGGAGCAGGCTGGGAAGTTGATTGATGAAAAGACTCTTCTCTATCTTGGCTTGGCTGGCGGGCTGCTTCTACTAAAGGATGTCAAGTCTTTGGCTTATGGCGACCTTAAGCTTGAATTTGAGCGGAGACTTGAAGAAGTACGTGTTAGCGCAGAGAACGCACAAGCTGCTGCTACAGGGCAAGGTGGAAAAAGGGAGATGCAGCATTCCATTCCTGAAGCCACCGCCTCGTTAGGGCCCATCTCCCCAGGTAAGGTTCCTGATGATCCTTGGAAGGGAGTTTTTGGTGAGCCTGCCAGCAATACTCGCCAGCTTGAGGCTCAGATCGTCCCAAGCGCTAATCCCGGATATTACCGAGTCTACCTAAAAGTCAAGTCGCTTGATCCTGAAACGAACCCGCTAACAGGCTCAGTTCAGTTTTTCCTGCACGACTCATTTGCCAATGATAAGCCTGTTGTTGCTGTTGGCCCAAATGGCATTGCACAACTAACTTTGGATGCTTGGGGCGCCTTTACGGTTGGCGCTATTGCTGACTCTGGAAATACTCGACTTGAGCTTGACCTTTCAAAACTAGAAGACGCGCCAGCCGCGTTTAAGGGACTAACGAACTTTATGGTAGCTGACGCCTAA
- a CDS encoding type II toxin-antitoxin system PemK/MazF family toxin gives MGAPSVGDVVIIPFPYSDLSQSKRRPALVLAEVGRGDFLLCQITSKQYGDLHAVSLKESDFFSGGIKRDSFIRGTKLFTANEALILGVAGHLTHSKLSEVVSQLIDILSACLKDDTF, from the coding sequence ATGGGCGCACCTTCAGTAGGGGATGTTGTAATTATCCCATTTCCCTATTCTGATCTATCGCAATCCAAGCGCAGACCTGCTCTGGTGCTAGCTGAGGTGGGCAGAGGTGATTTCCTGCTATGCCAGATCACCAGCAAGCAATATGGCGATCTTCATGCCGTGTCCCTCAAAGAGTCCGACTTCTTCTCCGGAGGCATCAAGCGAGATAGTTTCATCCGCGGCACCAAGCTCTTCACTGCCAATGAGGCTCTCATTCTTGGAGTAGCTGGCCATCTCACCCATTCCAAGCTTTCAGAGGTTGTTTCCCAACTCATTGACATCCTATCTGCTTGCCTGAAAGATGACACCTTCTAA
- a CDS encoding transposase yields the protein MILLSQLVERYQVELERRRGHQLLPSHRQALQALRRCRRQGSDLMVLQCGACEHSLKIPHSCGHRSCPHCQHQESQRWIERQQAKLLPVEYFLITFTVPAELRALFWRHQRQAYDLLLKTAWQTLASFARRDPKLRGQIGAHAVLHTHNRRLDYHPHVHLIVPAGALHARRRQWRSKPKGYLFPAANLARVFRAKWFEGMRLLGLQAQGSLPHEWVVHCKPVGGGSKALVYLGRYLYRAVLSEKNILADQAGKVTFRTEDNTGQEVIQTLSGADFLWLLLRHVLPKRFRRVRDYGLLHGNARQRIKLLQLLLRVVQPEPAVQRRKPPLLCPQCGAVMNVLAVRVQTMTPLLC from the coding sequence ATGATCCTTCTCTCCCAACTGGTGGAGCGCTACCAGGTCGAGCTGGAACGCCGCCGTGGCCATCAGCTGCTGCCGAGCCATCGCCAGGCCCTGCAGGCGCTGCGGCGCTGCCGGCGTCAGGGCAGCGACCTGATGGTGCTGCAGTGTGGCGCGTGTGAGCACAGCCTCAAGATCCCCCATTCCTGCGGCCACCGCAGCTGCCCCCACTGCCAGCATCAGGAAAGCCAGCGATGGATTGAGCGCCAGCAGGCCAAGCTGCTGCCGGTGGAGTATTTCCTGATCACCTTCACGGTGCCCGCCGAGCTCAGAGCTCTGTTCTGGCGACATCAACGACAGGCCTATGATCTGTTGCTGAAAACGGCATGGCAGACCCTCGCTTCCTTTGCCCGCCGTGATCCAAAGCTGAGGGGACAAATCGGAGCCCATGCCGTCCTGCACACCCACAACAGGCGCCTTGACTACCATCCCCATGTGCATCTGATCGTTCCTGCTGGTGCGCTTCATGCACGCAGGCGCCAGTGGCGCAGCAAGCCCAAGGGCTATCTGTTTCCGGCAGCCAACCTGGCCAGGGTGTTCAGAGCCAAATGGTTCGAGGGGATGCGGCTGCTGGGCTTGCAGGCACAAGGCTCACTACCACACGAGTGGGTGGTGCACTGCAAACCTGTGGGTGGGGGCAGCAAGGCACTGGTCTACTTGGGCCGCTATCTGTATCGCGCTGTTCTCAGCGAAAAGAACATCCTCGCTGATCAGGCAGGCAAGGTGACCTTCCGCACAGAGGACAACACTGGCCAGGAGGTGATTCAAACCCTCTCGGGCGCCGATTTTCTGTGGTTGCTCCTGCGTCATGTTCTGCCCAAGCGATTTCGGCGTGTGCGGGACTATGGCCTGCTGCATGGCAACGCCAGACAACGGATCAAGCTCCTGCAACTGCTGTTGAGGGTGGTGCAGCCCGAGCCTGCAGTGCAGCGCCGGAAGCCACCTCTGCTCTGCCCTCAGTGCGGAGCGGTGATGAACGTGCTCGCCGTGCGGGTGCAGACGATGACGCCGCTGCTCTGCTGA
- a CDS encoding site-specific integrase, translated as MDPSEQERFERLCAANVQAMKLHGLRSKTIVSYSRTLRRVAGHFDRCPDDLSPAELKGYFAALLEQYSWSTIKVDLCSLQFFHRYVLDREMEWIKIIRPPRVRSLPDVPTREEVHRLINTVRRLRYRIFLLVVYSLGLRIGEGLALEVADIDGSQRRVHIRDGKGGKDRYVPMPALTLQALRRFWTTHRHPRLLFPSPAGSPFIVRIASAPMDASGVQAALRAARLECGIEKRLTVHSLRHAYATHLLEQGMDLRLIQSLLGHSHSNTTARYAHITKVVREHTGDRIETLLSGFQLRWAEEETS; from the coding sequence ATGGATCCATCTGAACAGGAGCGCTTTGAGCGACTTTGTGCGGCCAACGTGCAAGCGATGAAGCTGCACGGGTTGCGCAGTAAAACAATTGTCAGCTACAGCCGAACGTTGCGGCGGGTCGCGGGGCATTTCGACCGTTGCCCCGATGATCTCAGCCCGGCTGAACTCAAGGGCTACTTTGCCGCTTTGCTTGAGCAGTACTCATGGAGCACCATCAAGGTGGATCTCTGCAGCCTGCAGTTCTTCCACCGCTATGTGCTTGATCGCGAGATGGAGTGGATCAAGATCATCCGTCCGCCGCGTGTCCGCAGTCTGCCGGATGTTCCAACCCGCGAGGAAGTGCACAGGCTGATCAATACGGTGCGCAGGTTGCGCTACCGGATCTTCCTGCTGGTGGTCTACAGCCTGGGCCTGCGGATCGGTGAGGGCCTGGCGCTGGAGGTGGCGGACATCGATGGCAGCCAGCGGCGCGTGCACATCCGCGATGGCAAGGGCGGCAAGGATCGCTACGTGCCCATGCCGGCGCTAACGCTGCAGGCGCTGCGCCGGTTCTGGACGACCCACCGCCATCCCCGGCTGCTGTTCCCCAGTCCGGCCGGCAGCCCGTTCATCGTGCGGATCGCCAGCGCGCCGATGGATGCCAGTGGCGTGCAGGCGGCCCTGAGGGCGGCCCGCCTGGAGTGCGGGATCGAGAAGCGGCTCACGGTGCACTCACTGCGCCACGCCTACGCCACCCATCTGCTGGAGCAGGGAATGGACCTGCGCCTGATCCAGTCCCTGCTCGGCCACAGCCACAGCAACACCACCGCCCGCTATGCCCACATCACCAAGGTGGTGCGGGAGCACACCGGCGATCGCATCGAGACCCTGCTGAGCGGCTTCCAGCTGCGCTGGGCGGAGGAGGAGACGTCATGA
- a CDS encoding IS3 family transposase (programmed frameshift), whose protein sequence is MKRTRHTAEQIIRKLKTAEQLIAQGKTVADVCRVIEVTQPTYHRWKQQYGGMQAEEARRLTQLEKENARLKKLLAEAELEKAMLKDLGRGKLLSPERRRRAVAVLRERYRASERLACRVVGQHRSTQRNPGKVVGIEEAKLRHRLREIAAEHIRWGRRMAYRLLRREGWTINHKRVQRLWREEGLQRPTPRKRKRARPADGSVRRHRAEHPHQVWAMDFQFDATADGRRLKFLNVIDEHSRLCLAIRVGRRCKAKDVVAVLEELTSLYPAPAFIRSDNGPEFIAQALRDWCEASSATSTAYIAPGSPWENGFAESFNGRFRDEFLNTELFTTAPEAQILADRWRWEYNSLRPHSALQGRTPLEAAQQGAAA, encoded by the exons ATGAAACGCACCAGGCACACAGCGGAGCAGATCATCCGCAAGCTCAAGACCGCCGAACAGCTGATCGCCCAGGGCAAGACCGTCGCCGATGTCTGCCGCGTCATCGAGGTGACACAGCCGACCTATCACCGCTGGAAGCAGCAGTACGGCGGGATGCAGGCCGAGGAGGCCCGCCGGCTGACGCAGCTGGAGAAGGAGAACGCCCGGCTCAAGAAGCTGTTGGCAGAAGCCGAGCTGGAAAAGGCGATGCTCAAGGATCTCG GCCGAGGGAAACTTCTGAGCCCGGAACGCCGTCGCAGAGCCGTCGCGGTTCTGCGTGAGCGTTACCGGGCCTCTGAACGCCTGGCCTGCCGTGTTGTGGGGCAGCACCGGAGCACCCAACGAAATCCCGGCAAGGTTGTCGGCATTGAAGAGGCCAAGCTCCGCCATCGCCTCCGCGAAATCGCAGCGGAGCACATCCGCTGGGGCCGCCGGATGGCCTACCGGCTGCTCAGGCGGGAGGGCTGGACCATCAATCACAAGCGCGTGCAACGACTCTGGCGGGAGGAAGGCCTGCAGCGGCCGACACCCAGAAAGCGAAAGCGGGCACGGCCCGCTGACGGCTCGGTGCGGCGTCACCGGGCTGAGCATCCCCACCAGGTGTGGGCCATGGACTTCCAGTTCGATGCCACAGCTGATGGCCGCAGACTCAAGTTCCTGAACGTGATCGACGAGCACAGCCGCCTCTGCCTGGCGATCCGGGTGGGCAGGCGCTGCAAGGCCAAAGACGTGGTGGCCGTGCTGGAGGAACTCACCAGCCTCTACCCAGCACCGGCGTTCATCCGATCGGACAACGGCCCGGAGTTCATTGCGCAGGCCCTACGGGACTGGTGCGAGGCCAGCAGCGCCACCAGCACGGCCTACATCGCGCCGGGATCCCCATGGGAGAACGGATTCGCAGAATCCTTCAACGGCCGCTTCCGCGATGAATTCCTCAACACCGAGCTGTTCACTACAGCCCCGGAGGCGCAGATCCTGGCCGATCGCTGGCGATGGGAGTACAACTCACTCAGGCCGCATTCGGCCCTCCAGGGGCGTACGCCCCTGGAGGCAGCTCAACAAGGAGCTGCAGCATGA
- a CDS encoding integron integrase, with translation MAQAPMPEQPKPAGLIQRYREELQTRHYARRTVKTYEQWLRRFLRFHNLRHPREMGSAEVNSFLTHLAVELQVSPSAQNQALAALLFLYRELLDRDLDLDGVVRARNRRRLPVVLSEAEVRAVRDHLEGDPALVVGLLYGSGVRLMEALRLRVKDLDFERRELSVRDGKGGKDRLTLLPQSLVAELRHHLLGARGLHQADLAAGWGRVLMPYALARKYPNADREWAWQWVFPQEHRWHDQASGTQGRHHLDTSIVQKAVKRAVAAAGVSKAASCQTFRHSFASHLLEHGQDIRTIQELLGHKDVSTTMIYTHVLNRGPLGVRSPADIL, from the coding sequence ATGGCGCAGGCCCCCATGCCAGAGCAACCCAAGCCCGCGGGTCTGATCCAGCGGTACCGGGAGGAATTGCAGACCCGCCACTACGCGCGGCGGACGGTGAAGACCTATGAGCAATGGTTGAGGAGGTTTCTTCGTTTCCACAACCTGCGCCATCCCCGGGAGATGGGAAGCGCCGAGGTGAACAGCTTCCTCACCCACCTGGCCGTGGAGCTGCAGGTGAGCCCCTCCGCCCAGAACCAGGCACTGGCAGCGCTCCTGTTTCTGTACCGGGAGCTGTTGGATCGTGACCTCGACCTGGATGGCGTGGTGCGCGCCAGGAACCGACGGCGGTTGCCGGTGGTGCTGAGCGAGGCGGAGGTGCGTGCTGTTCGCGATCACCTGGAGGGCGATCCAGCGCTGGTGGTGGGGCTGCTCTATGGAAGTGGAGTACGCCTGATGGAGGCCCTGCGGCTGCGCGTGAAGGATCTGGACTTCGAGCGACGAGAACTGAGCGTGCGGGATGGGAAAGGGGGTAAAGACCGACTCACCCTCCTCCCCCAGAGCCTGGTGGCTGAGCTGCGGCACCATCTGCTGGGCGCGCGAGGACTGCATCAGGCGGATCTGGCCGCTGGGTGGGGCCGGGTGCTGATGCCCTATGCCCTGGCAAGGAAGTACCCCAATGCCGATCGGGAGTGGGCCTGGCAGTGGGTCTTCCCCCAGGAGCATCGCTGGCACGATCAGGCCTCAGGCACCCAGGGGCGGCACCATCTGGATACAAGCATCGTGCAGAAAGCCGTGAAGCGGGCCGTCGCTGCAGCTGGCGTGTCCAAGGCTGCCAGCTGCCAAACCTTCCGCCATTCGTTTGCCAGCCACCTTCTGGAGCACGGCCAGGACATCCGCACGATCCAGGAGTTGCTCGGCCACAAGGACGTGAGCACCACAATGATCTACACCCATGTGCTCAACCGTGGACCGCTGGGTGTCCGCAGCCCCGCAGACATTCTGTAG